A part of Corynebacterium mustelae genomic DNA contains:
- a CDS encoding DUF3566 domain-containing protein, with product MATREYSIQFISPMSAFRTGFALSIIGLFAWLVCSAFLYFGLKAAGVWGQFNDVIGGVGGEQSITFGVVMSMSLLVGAIFAIISSCLAPLMAIVYNAVVDLFGGIRVTLRQEVE from the coding sequence ATGGCAACACGTGAGTATTCCATTCAGTTCATTTCACCCATGTCAGCGTTTCGCACCGGGTTCGCCTTGTCGATCATCGGATTGTTCGCTTGGCTGGTGTGCTCCGCATTTCTATACTTCGGCCTTAAAGCGGCTGGGGTGTGGGGACAATTCAACGATGTAATCGGCGGTGTTGGCGGCGAACAATCCATCACCTTCGGCGTAGTGATGTCAATGTCGCTACTGGTGGGAGCGATCTTTGCAATTATTTCCTCCTGCCTGGCACCACTGATGGCTATTGTCTATAACGCGGTTGTTGATCTGTTTGGCGGCATTCGCGTGACCTTGCGTCAAGAGGTGGAGTAA
- a CDS encoding ABC transporter ATP-binding protein/permease has translation MKLRQRKAASSSAARPAVPYRLSNLAVVTIVLNVVLTWCAVGGMCLTFIGAGKIIDAYPGDYPVTLIIAGPVLVFLAVLLRTIIEARGQISEECRIRHRIVDAVFGAGPAHMATTRTGAVVSLATESSEKMMALRVKFVAQVISSLSAPLLVIATVAVAISVKIALVLLAMLPIVPLLIGAFRKVVSKVSSGSQDSRKALAAAYMNALQSLSTLQLLGAAGRVAEQLAETGEKNRVAVMKLLRGNQLILFVMDSAFSLALVTVTAGLAMWNAANGTITTGQAIALVGLSILLLEPMDQVGAFFYVGMSGLGAQRGIFAFLRKRTTTTNDEVRPSRKVDVKNADGSEPVVIVDNVDFGYEQPVLRGVNLNIYPGERVAIVGRSGQGKSTLLSLIKGALQPTEGTVEVAGASGTALAGASASVMQTTWLFSGTIADNLRIARPDATETDMWQALERALVADEIRRLPDGIDTVLGEQGLGLSGGQAQRLSLARAIISGRKIVLLDEPTSHVDLVSERKILNAIDDLGRDYTLIMVTHRLGALAGMDRVVEVDNGEIKERA, from the coding sequence ATGAAACTTAGGCAACGCAAAGCTGCATCGTCATCTGCGGCACGGCCTGCAGTTCCGTATCGGCTGAGTAATTTAGCTGTGGTGACGATCGTCCTCAATGTTGTTCTTACCTGGTGTGCGGTTGGCGGAATGTGTCTAACATTCATCGGCGCGGGAAAAATAATCGACGCTTATCCCGGCGACTACCCGGTGACACTGATAATTGCCGGGCCAGTGCTGGTATTTCTCGCGGTGCTGCTACGCACCATCATTGAGGCCCGCGGCCAGATCAGCGAGGAATGTCGTATCCGCCATCGCATTGTTGATGCAGTGTTTGGGGCGGGTCCGGCGCACATGGCCACTACCCGCACCGGGGCGGTGGTGTCACTGGCTACTGAATCCAGTGAGAAAATGATGGCACTGCGGGTGAAATTCGTAGCCCAAGTCATTTCCTCGCTGAGCGCACCACTACTAGTCATAGCGACAGTGGCTGTGGCGATCTCAGTAAAAATAGCGTTGGTGTTACTTGCTATGCTTCCCATTGTTCCGCTGCTCATCGGTGCGTTTAGAAAAGTCGTGTCCAAAGTATCCAGTGGCTCCCAGGATTCGCGGAAAGCCCTGGCTGCGGCGTATATGAACGCGCTGCAATCGCTGAGCACATTGCAACTTTTAGGCGCGGCAGGTCGAGTCGCAGAACAATTGGCAGAAACCGGGGAGAAAAACCGAGTTGCGGTGATGAAACTGCTGCGCGGTAATCAATTGATTTTATTTGTCATGGATTCCGCATTCAGTCTTGCGCTGGTTACCGTGACAGCCGGGTTAGCGATGTGGAACGCGGCGAATGGCACCATTACGACCGGTCAGGCGATTGCGCTTGTAGGTTTAAGCATCTTGCTATTAGAACCCATGGATCAAGTTGGCGCGTTTTTTTACGTCGGAATGAGTGGATTAGGTGCGCAACGCGGCATTTTCGCATTTCTACGGAAGCGCACTACCACCACAAATGACGAGGTTAGGCCTAGCCGGAAAGTGGATGTGAAAAACGCCGATGGCTCCGAACCCGTCGTGATAGTCGACAACGTCGACTTCGGTTACGAGCAACCAGTCCTACGCGGCGTCAACCTGAACATTTACCCAGGGGAACGAGTAGCGATCGTTGGTCGGTCCGGGCAAGGAAAATCCACCTTGTTGTCCCTTATCAAAGGGGCGTTGCAGCCAACCGAGGGAACGGTTGAGGTGGCGGGAGCTTCTGGTACTGCGTTGGCTGGGGCGTCGGCAAGCGTTATGCAAACAACCTGGTTATTTAGCGGTACCATCGCGGATAACCTGCGTATCGCCCGCCCGGATGCCACCGAGACGGATATGTGGCAGGCACTAGAGCGCGCCCTCGTTGCGGATGAAATCCGCAGGTTACCCGACGGGATAGACACGGTGCTAGGCGAACAAGGCCTGGGGTTATCGGGCGGTCAGGCGCAACGGCTTTCCCTGGCGCGGGCAATCATCTCCGGCAGAAAAATCGTGCTTCTCGACGAACCCACCTCGCATGTCGATTTGGTGTCAGAACGCAAAATACTCAATGCCATTGATGACCTAGGACGGGATTACACCCTCATCATGGTTACGCACCGATTAGGGGCATTAGCTGGGATGGATCGGGTAGTAGAAGTCGACAACGGAGAAATTAAGGAACGCGCATGA
- a CDS encoding amino acid ABC transporter ATP-binding/permease protein, with translation MNHNPTVIQLVTWLLGITRPVLRPLAVSTLCRILNQVLGIVLYVVPVYAIIAGNLTISTVIIIMVAAALAKAFLRYLEHYFGHLVAFKALELIRIRVFKDIYPQAPAIMSRTGSKAVGSGDMLSRLTRDIGQIEVFFAHTTAPVISAIVVPTAVIIAISILAPWQGLIAAIILLVVFVITIDTHVYRYAVEVTGIRGTIAQHVTDSVGGVAEVTGYGASNRRMKQLDELEQPLVTKVRRRGAVVGARNGLVAAARMSVVFMLLPGADNLAVTVASMFAVLRCWDMINEVTDLSNHLSQSLAAARRVWTLSHAGLQLPEGEHEISPHGPGLSVAWQDVSFSYESAAHPVVENISLSVSPGHWVNIVGSTGSGKSTLAKLLLRYWDVGAGKIELDGVDIRDMSLESLRSAVAVVTQDIRVGHATVAENLRLARPNASDEQLFDALTVACLADEVTLSDNVGEGGMALSGGQRQRLSLAQALLRGGRVLVLDEFTAHLNPELVAQVRSRLLAAYPDVTVIEISHALDDIDSADWVAVMDQGRIVEQGTPTHLRAADGALCHLLSRDKR, from the coding sequence ATGAACCACAACCCAACCGTTATACAGTTGGTGACCTGGCTTCTGGGCATCACCCGTCCCGTACTTAGGCCACTAGCTGTATCCACACTGTGCCGCATTCTTAATCAAGTACTGGGAATAGTGCTCTACGTCGTGCCGGTCTACGCAATAATCGCCGGGAACCTCACAATCTCCACAGTAATAATCATCATGGTAGCTGCAGCACTAGCCAAGGCGTTCCTACGCTATCTCGAACATTATTTTGGGCATTTAGTGGCGTTTAAAGCACTTGAATTAATCCGCATCCGGGTTTTTAAAGACATCTACCCGCAGGCACCAGCCATCATGTCACGCACCGGAAGCAAAGCTGTGGGAAGCGGTGACATGCTCAGCCGACTAACCCGAGACATCGGCCAGATCGAAGTATTCTTCGCCCACACCACCGCCCCGGTCATCTCCGCGATTGTGGTGCCCACCGCCGTCATCATAGCCATCAGTATTCTTGCGCCGTGGCAAGGGCTCATTGCGGCGATTATCCTGCTTGTGGTCTTTGTTATCACCATTGATACCCACGTCTATCGGTATGCGGTTGAGGTCACCGGAATCCGCGGCACCATCGCTCAACACGTTACCGATTCAGTCGGTGGAGTTGCCGAAGTTACTGGTTATGGTGCAAGTAACCGCCGCATGAAGCAACTCGATGAGCTCGAACAACCATTGGTAACCAAAGTGCGGCGTCGGGGTGCGGTAGTAGGGGCACGCAACGGCCTAGTAGCAGCCGCGCGCATGTCAGTTGTATTCATGCTGCTACCTGGGGCGGATAATCTGGCAGTAACAGTAGCTTCCATGTTCGCAGTTCTGCGCTGCTGGGACATGATTAACGAAGTCACAGATCTAAGCAACCACCTCTCGCAATCCCTGGCGGCTGCGCGCCGGGTATGGACGCTGTCCCACGCGGGCTTGCAATTGCCAGAAGGTGAACACGAAATTTCGCCGCATGGGCCCGGGTTATCCGTGGCATGGCAGGATGTGAGCTTTAGCTATGAGTCCGCCGCGCACCCGGTGGTGGAGAACATTAGCCTTAGTGTTTCGCCTGGCCATTGGGTTAATATCGTGGGTTCCACCGGTTCTGGTAAATCGACGCTTGCCAAGCTACTATTGCGGTATTGGGATGTGGGTGCCGGAAAAATCGAACTCGATGGGGTGGACATTCGGGACATGTCGCTGGAATCGTTACGCTCAGCGGTCGCCGTGGTCACCCAGGATATTCGTGTCGGACATGCAACAGTTGCGGAGAATCTTCGATTAGCCCGGCCCAATGCCAGCGATGAGCAGCTTTTCGACGCCCTCACCGTCGCCTGCCTTGCGGATGAAGTAACACTTAGCGATAACGTTGGTGAAGGCGGAATGGCATTATCCGGCGGCCAGCGCCAACGATTATCGCTGGCCCAAGCCTTGTTGCGGGGCGGAAGAGTATTGGTTCTCGATGAATTTACCGCCCACCTCAACCCGGAACTCGTGGCCCAAGTGCGAAGCCGACTATTAGCCGCCTATCCAGATGTCACCGTCATTGAGATTTCCCATGCGCTCGATGATATTGATTCCGCCGATTGGGTGGCAGTCATGGATCAAGGCCGAATTGTCGAACAAGGAACCCCAACACACTTGCGTGCGGCGGATGGTGCATTATGTCATTTACTCAGCCGTGATAAACGTTAA
- the pdxR gene encoding MocR-like pyridoxine biosynthesis transcription factor PdxR — protein MRPDLVADVSLTPDTTDPRPLPTQLAQQLKTLITTGLLNAGDHLPSTRTLAQQTGVSRGTIVATYELLIAEGFLVSISGSGTKINPELGKLTTPAFPHSDGSHPKPPRPTSAEIHLTPGLPDTSTIVDATWRAAWRKACTAIAVTNNAPEAGDLNLRNEISEHLRLMRGLVVEPERIFVTAGSREGLTLFLRALPSQHPTAKIVGVEAPGFPSLRRIPESLGFALHNIATDSAGLNPKELQSLPDNQSVLITPSHQYPYGGVLSGSRRIAIAHWARDTGSIIIEDDFDSELRYVGQPVPALAALAPENTVLLGTFSAVVSPAVACGYLVVPHQLIPALTHLRSISGQPVSSITQTALTHFMRTGALRRHIVRLRRIYRRRRDSVMAVLTDLPNATLLPITGGLHAVLLCTRPAHEIVAECAKSGIHVTALEDYWGGDNAENGIVFGFGCHDDDTLDFALHEIAHATRSK, from the coding sequence ATGCGCCCTGATCTTGTAGCCGATGTTTCATTAACCCCCGATACAACCGATCCCCGACCGCTACCAACCCAATTAGCACAGCAGTTAAAAACACTCATCACCACAGGTTTACTAAACGCTGGCGATCACCTGCCCAGCACCCGAACATTAGCGCAACAGACCGGGGTTTCACGTGGAACAATCGTGGCCACGTACGAATTGCTCATTGCTGAGGGATTCCTCGTGAGCATCAGCGGCTCCGGCACGAAAATTAATCCCGAATTAGGCAAACTCACCACACCGGCATTTCCCCACAGCGATGGCAGCCACCCCAAACCACCAAGACCCACGTCCGCCGAAATTCATTTAACTCCCGGCCTACCCGACACCAGTACCATCGTGGATGCCACCTGGCGGGCGGCTTGGCGCAAAGCATGCACAGCCATCGCGGTGACCAATAATGCACCCGAGGCAGGTGACCTGAATCTTCGCAACGAGATAAGCGAACATCTACGGCTCATGCGCGGCCTGGTGGTCGAACCAGAACGCATCTTCGTTACCGCTGGTAGCCGCGAAGGACTGACGCTTTTTCTTCGGGCGCTACCCAGCCAGCATCCCACCGCGAAGATAGTAGGGGTCGAAGCCCCCGGGTTTCCCAGCCTGCGTCGCATACCGGAATCTTTGGGGTTTGCATTGCACAATATCGCAACAGATTCAGCGGGATTGAACCCCAAAGAACTCCAGAGCCTGCCGGATAATCAATCTGTTCTTATCACCCCGAGTCATCAATACCCCTACGGCGGCGTGTTGTCTGGTAGTCGTCGAATAGCGATAGCACATTGGGCACGTGACACGGGCAGTATCATTATCGAAGACGACTTCGACTCTGAACTACGTTACGTGGGTCAACCGGTGCCCGCGCTGGCGGCATTGGCACCAGAAAACACAGTCTTGCTGGGCACTTTTTCCGCCGTGGTTTCCCCTGCCGTTGCCTGCGGCTACCTGGTGGTTCCCCACCAGTTGATTCCGGCACTCACGCACCTACGGTCAATCTCCGGCCAACCAGTAAGTTCTATCACCCAAACCGCGTTGACTCATTTCATGCGCACTGGTGCTTTACGACGCCACATCGTTCGGCTTCGGCGCATATATCGTCGACGCCGCGATAGCGTCATGGCGGTTTTAACTGACCTTCCCAATGCAACCCTCCTCCCTATCACCGGTGGACTTCACGCAGTATTGCTATGCACACGGCCCGCTCACGAAATCGTGGCGGAATGTGCAAAAAGCGGCATCCACGTGACCGCGCTTGAAGATTATTGGGGTGGCGACAACGCCGAAAACGGCATCGTTTTTGGCTTCGGCTGCCATGACGACGACACCCTAGACTTCGCACTTCACGAAATAGCCCACGCCACCAGGAGCAAATGA
- the pdxS gene encoding pyridoxal 5'-phosphate synthase lyase subunit PdxS gives MAENLMDRIKRTPAQALIGGVIMDVVNPDQARIAEAAGATAVMALERVPADIRAQGGVARMSDPAMIEEIIAAVTIPVMAKARIGHFVEAQILQSLGIDFIDESEVLSPADYTHHINKWDFTAPFVCGATNLGEALRRITEGAAMIRSKGEAGTGDVSEAVRHLRTITGEINKLRTLHPDELFVAAKELQAPYELVRSVAETGKLPVALFVAGGVSTPADAALVRQLGAEGVFVGSGIFTAENPEKRAKAIVQAATHYDNPQVVADVSRNLGAAMVGINVMDIPAPHRLAERGW, from the coding sequence ATGGCAGAAAATCTAATGGATAGAATCAAACGCACGCCAGCCCAGGCGCTTATCGGTGGGGTAATTATGGATGTGGTGAATCCGGATCAAGCGCGTATAGCTGAAGCCGCCGGAGCAACAGCAGTGATGGCATTGGAACGGGTGCCTGCAGACATCCGAGCCCAAGGGGGAGTTGCCCGGATGAGTGATCCTGCGATGATCGAAGAGATCATAGCGGCGGTTACCATCCCGGTGATGGCAAAGGCGCGAATTGGGCATTTTGTTGAAGCACAAATCTTGCAAAGCTTAGGCATTGATTTCATTGACGAATCGGAAGTACTAAGCCCGGCGGATTACACGCACCACATTAATAAGTGGGATTTCACCGCGCCGTTTGTGTGCGGCGCTACCAATCTTGGGGAAGCGTTACGACGGATTACTGAGGGGGCGGCGATGATCCGCTCGAAAGGGGAAGCTGGGACGGGGGATGTTTCTGAAGCGGTCCGGCATTTGCGGACGATCACGGGGGAGATCAATAAGCTGCGGACGCTGCATCCAGATGAGCTATTTGTGGCGGCTAAGGAGCTGCAAGCTCCTTATGAGCTAGTGCGTAGCGTTGCAGAAACTGGCAAGTTACCTGTTGCGTTGTTTGTTGCAGGTGGCGTTTCTACCCCGGCTGATGCAGCATTGGTTCGGCAGTTAGGTGCTGAGGGAGTTTTTGTGGGGTCGGGAATTTTCACTGCTGAGAACCCGGAGAAACGAGCCAAAGCGATTGTGCAAGCAGCGACGCATTACGACAATCCGCAGGTTGTTGCTGATGTTTCACGTAATCTTGGCGCGGCGATGGTGGGGATAAATGTTATGGACATTCCTGCGCCGCATCGGTTGGCCGAACGGGGGTGGTAA
- a CDS encoding protein kinase family protein, which yields MNVEKQTVLTPIGEMEVIPTPDSQIYFLNSGNIFIEIDENLDINSIDFDFITKIVDKSTQFEHEALELLLRTIATTPEKVGLKDTNTCTNFDNKKFIDLPLFTFRDGENWDLLFQECDLPIGAPYGILITGFGEKIVGFENLSDAEVM from the coding sequence ATGAACGTCGAGAAGCAAACCGTCTTAACCCCTATTGGCGAAATGGAGGTTATACCCACCCCGGATTCGCAGATTTACTTTTTAAACTCGGGCAATATTTTTATAGAAATCGACGAAAACCTAGATATTAATTCCATCGATTTCGACTTTATTACAAAAATTGTCGATAAAAGTACGCAATTCGAACATGAGGCTTTGGAATTGCTACTTAGAACTATCGCCACCACCCCCGAAAAAGTGGGATTGAAAGATACCAATACCTGCACCAATTTTGATAACAAAAAATTTATAGATCTTCCGCTTTTTACTTTTAGAGACGGTGAAAACTGGGATCTTCTTTTTCAAGAATGCGACCTACCTATTGGTGCCCCCTATGGAATTTTGATAACTGGTTTCGGAGAAAAGATTGTGGGTTTCGAGAATCTTTCCGATGCTGAAGTTATGTAA
- a CDS encoding substrate-binding domain-containing protein yields MKSFKKAIQILASLTLIGGLAACSSTGGAQKNAADPASTSGGTVDTPRLVVAMVTHGAPGDTFWDLVRKGAEDAAKKNNIELRYSNDPQAPNQANLVQAAVDAKVDGIAVTLPNAEAIGPAAQKAVTAKIPTVALNAGMDEYQKYGISGFFGQEEKVAGTQAGERLNNDGAKHALCVIHEQGNSSQESRCAGLADGLSGGKVEILYVNGQDLTAAQATMQAKLAQDPNIDWVMGLQAPVAIRAIDAVSAAGSQAKIATFDTNAELVDAIKNQKIAWAVDQQPYLQGYLAVDALWLAKRNGATVGGGRPVYTGPSFVDETNVDTIAAAAKAGLR; encoded by the coding sequence GTGAAGTCTTTTAAAAAAGCGATTCAAATTCTTGCCAGCCTCACTCTCATAGGTGGGTTGGCAGCCTGCTCTTCAACCGGTGGTGCTCAGAAAAACGCCGCCGACCCGGCGTCGACAAGCGGCGGTACGGTTGACACCCCACGGCTCGTTGTTGCTATGGTTACCCACGGCGCGCCCGGTGATACTTTCTGGGATTTAGTGCGCAAAGGCGCAGAGGACGCCGCGAAGAAAAACAACATTGAATTGCGGTATTCTAACGACCCACAAGCCCCTAACCAGGCAAACCTCGTGCAAGCAGCCGTTGACGCGAAAGTCGACGGCATTGCTGTGACCTTGCCTAACGCCGAAGCCATTGGCCCGGCTGCCCAGAAAGCCGTGACCGCTAAGATTCCAACCGTCGCACTCAATGCGGGAATGGACGAATACCAAAAATACGGAATTTCTGGCTTTTTCGGGCAAGAAGAAAAAGTTGCTGGCACCCAAGCGGGGGAACGTCTCAACAACGACGGTGCGAAACATGCGCTGTGTGTTATCCATGAGCAGGGAAATTCCTCCCAAGAATCCCGTTGCGCCGGATTGGCTGACGGTCTCAGTGGCGGCAAGGTAGAGATTTTGTACGTCAACGGCCAGGATCTGACCGCCGCCCAAGCAACAATGCAAGCAAAACTTGCCCAAGATCCCAATATCGATTGGGTGATGGGGCTGCAGGCTCCGGTCGCTATCCGCGCCATTGATGCCGTATCCGCCGCAGGTTCGCAGGCGAAAATTGCAACATTTGACACCAATGCGGAATTAGTAGATGCAATCAAGAACCAGAAAATTGCGTGGGCGGTCGATCAACAACCGTATCTACAGGGATACCTCGCTGTTGATGCACTGTGGTTAGCCAAGCGCAACGGAGCCACGGTCGGCGGTGGTCGTCCGGTATATACCGGCCCTAGCTTCGTTGATGAAACAAATGTTGATACCATCGCGGCAGCAGCTAAGGCAGGACTCCGATGA
- a CDS encoding ABC transporter permease translates to MTETSADDRLNSRTSFSTLIRRPELASVLGAVVIFALFMVVAPPFRSFEAFATVLYASSTLGIVALAVGLLMIGDEFDLSSGVAVTTAALSATMLNYNLGLNSWVGAAIALVISLSIGALNGYLVTRTGIASFLITLAAFLMLQGLNLAVTKLVTGQVATPPISDMEGFPSARLVFSGSIPIAGINVRVTVFWWIFFVAIASFMLYKTRFGNWIFAVGGDQNAARAVGVPVRKVKIILFMFVGFAAWFVGMHTLFAFDSIQAGQGIGNEFLYIIAAVIGGCALTGGRGTAIGTAIGALIFGMTNQGIVYAGWNPDWFKFFLGAMLLFAVLTNTSFAKYTTRR, encoded by the coding sequence ATGACCGAAACGTCAGCCGACGATCGCCTTAACTCCCGCACGAGCTTTTCGACGCTTATCCGCCGTCCCGAATTAGCCAGCGTCCTAGGGGCTGTGGTGATCTTTGCACTATTTATGGTTGTTGCACCCCCATTTCGCTCTTTTGAGGCTTTCGCCACCGTCTTGTATGCCAGTTCCACTCTCGGAATTGTGGCACTCGCGGTGGGGCTTTTGATGATAGGTGATGAATTTGATCTTTCGTCTGGCGTGGCTGTGACCACAGCTGCCCTGTCCGCTACCATGCTTAATTACAATCTCGGGCTTAATTCCTGGGTCGGTGCTGCCATCGCCCTTGTGATCTCCCTAAGCATTGGCGCGCTCAATGGCTACCTCGTTACCCGCACCGGCATTGCGTCGTTCCTTATCACACTGGCGGCATTTCTCATGCTGCAGGGACTAAATCTCGCGGTAACCAAACTTGTCACCGGACAGGTAGCAACCCCACCAATTAGCGATATGGAAGGTTTCCCCTCAGCTCGGCTGGTTTTTTCTGGTTCCATCCCGATCGCGGGCATTAACGTGCGGGTTACCGTTTTCTGGTGGATATTCTTTGTCGCAATCGCATCATTCATGCTGTATAAAACCCGATTCGGTAACTGGATTTTCGCCGTTGGTGGCGACCAAAACGCTGCCCGCGCCGTGGGTGTTCCCGTACGAAAAGTTAAAATAATCCTCTTCATGTTTGTTGGGTTTGCCGCATGGTTCGTCGGAATGCACACCCTTTTTGCCTTCGACTCCATCCAAGCAGGCCAGGGAATTGGAAACGAATTCCTTTATATCATCGCCGCAGTCATCGGTGGCTGCGCTCTTACCGGGGGGCGCGGCACCGCCATAGGAACCGCAATCGGTGCGCTCATCTTCGGAATGACAAACCAAGGCATCGTCTATGCCGGGTGGAATCCCGACTGGTTCAAATTCTTCCTCGGCGCAATGCTGCTATTCGCCGTGTTGACCAATACCTCTTTCGCCAAATACACCACGAGGCGGTAA
- a CDS encoding ATP-binding cassette domain-containing protein → MAIIELRDITKSYGSFDALRGINLTVDGGAVTCVLGDNGAGKSTLIKILSGLHEPTSGDMLIDGEPTHFANPRAALNAGIATVYQDLAVVDQMSVWRNFFLGNELTSAFGRLKAEEMKNITQEQLRGMGIDLPDVDVEVGSLSGGQRQVVAIARAIYFGARVLILDEPTAALGVKQSGMVLKFVAAARENGIGVVLITHNPHHAYLVGDQFTILNLGRQILNADRDSVTLEELTKQMAGGGELEALSHELSR, encoded by the coding sequence ATGGCAATCATCGAACTACGGGACATCACCAAATCCTATGGCTCCTTCGACGCTTTGCGTGGGATTAATCTCACCGTCGATGGTGGGGCTGTAACCTGCGTCCTTGGCGATAACGGTGCCGGAAAATCCACCTTGATAAAAATACTTTCTGGGTTGCACGAACCCACCAGCGGCGACATGCTTATCGACGGCGAACCAACCCACTTCGCCAACCCTCGCGCCGCCCTCAATGCTGGAATTGCCACCGTCTACCAAGATCTCGCCGTTGTCGATCAAATGTCCGTATGGCGTAACTTCTTCCTCGGCAACGAATTAACCAGCGCATTCGGCCGACTGAAAGCCGAAGAAATGAAAAACATCACCCAGGAACAACTACGGGGAATGGGCATTGACCTGCCCGATGTTGATGTGGAAGTCGGCAGTCTGTCCGGTGGGCAACGCCAAGTAGTCGCAATTGCTCGCGCCATCTACTTCGGTGCCCGCGTCCTCATTCTTGACGAACCCACCGCCGCGCTTGGCGTTAAACAATCCGGCATGGTTCTCAAATTCGTCGCCGCTGCCCGCGAAAACGGCATTGGCGTGGTGCTCATTACCCACAACCCACACCACGCCTATCTGGTTGGCGACCAATTCACCATCCTCAACCTGGGGCGACAAATACTAAACGCGGATCGGGACAGCGTCACTTTGGAAGAACTAACCAAACAAATGGCTGGTGGTGGTGAACTTGAAGCACTAAGCCACGAACTCAGCCGATAG
- a CDS encoding ATP-binding protein — translation MTKWFLAGTIEDINVEYPRFQLPVLEKRLRRNPVVVIQGARQVGKTTLTRMTDGVVSEKEIVFTNLDDANTLRYAQEDQKSFLSQAKNGLLVIDETQRLPELLLGIKAVVDQSRRPGMFLLTGSADMLEVPSVADSLAGRLSRINLFPLSAGEVEHEPGRPHEDFVSFIQQASANDMRKLPKDSLEPRRILLGGYPEILLREDDMEDCYDWVENYVQSLATHDAKEVFGVHSSGVILGIIRRIAAEGIAEFNASKIARELDVSERTVRKYVEILTAMRLVHVVPAWSRNTTQRLIKRPKVLLNDSGLAMMVTKLHLEQLTAVGGREILGHYLEQFVVAELFKQQSWSATPFKIFHYRHRDGQEIDVLLETNDGTLIAIEVKLGTTIHEKWLKNLTSFKQQYKDRKVIGVVLHGGDDVQHMHGWLHVLPISSLWRHGL, via the coding sequence GTGACAAAATGGTTTTTAGCAGGGACAATAGAAGATATAAATGTAGAGTATCCTCGCTTCCAGCTTCCGGTCTTAGAAAAGCGACTTCGACGAAATCCGGTCGTCGTTATCCAAGGGGCCCGACAGGTGGGTAAAACCACTCTTACCCGGATGACCGATGGTGTGGTCTCCGAAAAGGAAATTGTTTTTACAAACTTAGATGACGCAAACACGCTTCGGTATGCGCAGGAAGACCAAAAATCGTTTCTGTCACAAGCCAAAAATGGTCTTCTTGTTATTGATGAGACGCAACGGCTGCCCGAATTACTGTTAGGCATTAAAGCCGTAGTAGATCAGTCCCGGCGGCCAGGCATGTTTCTCCTTACTGGGTCTGCTGACATGCTTGAAGTCCCGAGTGTTGCCGATTCACTGGCTGGCCGACTGAGTCGGATTAATCTATTTCCATTAAGTGCAGGTGAAGTGGAACATGAACCTGGGCGACCGCACGAGGATTTTGTGAGCTTTATCCAACAAGCAAGCGCCAATGACATGAGGAAATTGCCGAAAGATTCGCTTGAGCCCAGGCGGATTTTATTAGGTGGGTATCCTGAGATTCTGCTGCGCGAAGATGACATGGAAGATTGTTACGACTGGGTAGAAAACTACGTTCAATCACTTGCAACTCATGACGCCAAGGAGGTTTTTGGTGTTCATAGTAGCGGGGTCATACTGGGGATCATTCGTCGAATAGCGGCGGAAGGGATAGCTGAGTTTAATGCCTCAAAGATTGCGCGAGAACTTGATGTTTCCGAGCGAACCGTGCGCAAGTACGTCGAAATTTTGACCGCGATGCGACTTGTTCACGTGGTACCGGCGTGGAGCCGCAATACGACACAACGGTTGATAAAACGACCGAAAGTTTTGCTCAACGATTCAGGCTTGGCAATGATGGTGACGAAGCTGCACCTTGAACAGTTAACTGCTGTAGGCGGGCGTGAAATACTTGGGCATTATTTGGAACAGTTTGTTGTCGCAGAGCTTTTTAAACAACAGTCTTGGAGTGCAACACCATTCAAGATTTTCCATTACCGGCATCGGGATGGACAGGAAATTGATGTTTTGCTGGAAACCAACGACGGAACGCTCATCGCTATCGAAGTGAAACTAGGCACCACGATTCACGAGAAATGGTTGAAAAATCTCACATCGTTTAAACAGCAATACAAAGACCGCAAGGTTATCGGCGTTGTGCTTCATGGCGGAGACGACGTACAGCACATGCATGGATGGCTACATGTGCTGCCAATTTCGTCCTTGTGGCGACACGGCCTGTGA